The following coding sequences are from one Musa acuminata AAA Group cultivar baxijiao chromosome BXJ2-4, Cavendish_Baxijiao_AAA, whole genome shotgun sequence window:
- the LOC135610613 gene encoding uncharacterized protein LOC135610613 has product MVERTNKPDMYSSEACSENKSDLSIPFPSSCSLSHATCFLLNALETNDHLPVFGRPACNDKKDGTRWMRDNVIAFSSIKSLLTIGFPQSLSAHFPSTFNDLKQFFTSLSAFLVKRSHFFCKEQWLHGKRRTSLIDSYTAASSLNPSEIICGDEGEDVATKVLSLHSSSSTLNITG; this is encoded by the exons ATGGTGGAGCGTACCAACAAACCG GATATGTACTCGAGCGAAGCATGCAGTGAGAACAAATCTGATCTTTCAATTCCATTTCCATCCTCATGCTCCCTCTCGCATGCCACTTGCTTCTTGCTTAATGCCTTGGAGACAAACGACCACCTTCCTGTCTTTGGTCGTCCTGCCTGCAATGACAAGAAAGACGGcactagatggatgagagacaatGTGATCGCCTTCAGTTCCATCAAGAGCCTGCTCACTATTGGTTTTCCACAGTCCTTGTCTGCACATTTTCCCTCCACCTTCAATGATCTGAAGCAGTTCTTCACATCCTTGTCTGCCTTCTTGGTAAAACGAAG CCATTTCTTCTGCAAGGAACAGTGGTTGCATGGCAAGCGAAGAACCTCCTTGATAGATTCATACACAGCCGCAAGCTCTCTTAACCCATCGGAGATCATCTGTGGCGATGAAGGAGAAGATGTTGCTACAAAAGTCCTAAGCTTACACAGCTCTTCTTCAACTCTAAATATCACAGGGTGA
- the LOC135610617 gene encoding endochitinase-like — MQKQKQKMKILFLTLLSVAALFGGLAEQCGTQAGGALCPGGLCCSQYGFCGSTEAYCGSGCQSQCGGDVASIISSSLFDQMLKHRNPFYKYDAFIAAANSFSGFGTTGDATTRAREIAAFLAQTSHETTGGWATAPDGPYAWGYYYVTEQSDTSDHCQWRPEWPCAPGKKYYGRGPMQISFNYNYGPAGQAIGVDLLNNPDLVATDPVVSFKTALWFWMTPQSPKPSCHDVITGRWTPSTADQSAGRLPGYGVVTNIINGGLECGIGPDARVADRIGFYKTYCDLLGVSYGDNLDCYGQRPFGFASLSESREG; from the exons AtgcaaaagcaaaagcaaaagaTGAAGATATTGTTCTTGACCCTCTTAAGCGTGGCCGCGTTGTTCGGCGGCCTCGCCGAGCAATGCGGAACGCAGGCGGGGGGTGCGTTGTGCCCCGGGGGACTATGCTGCAGCCAGTATGGCTTCTGCGGGTCCACTGAGGCATACTGCGGCTCCGGCTGCCAGAGCCAGTGCGGCGGCGACGTGGCCTCCATCATCAGCTCTTCCCTCTTCGACCAAATGCTGAAGCATCGGAACCCCTTTTACAAGTACGACGCTTTCATAGCCGCCGCGAACTCCTTCAGCGGGTTCGGGACGACCGGTGATGCCACCACTCGTGCGAGGGAGATCGCTGCCTTCTTAGCACAAACCTCCCACGAAACAACTG GTGGGTGGGCAACGGCCCCTGACGGTCCATATGCTTGGGGCTACTATTATGTCACGGAACAATCCGACACATCGGATCACTGCCAATGGAGGCCGGAGTGGCCATGCGCTCCCGGCAAGAAGTACTATGGCCGAGGACCCATGCAGATCTCCTT CAACTACAACTACGGACCGGCGGGGCAAGCCATCGGCGTCGACCTGCTCAACAACCCGGACCTGGTCGCCACCGACCCGGTCGTCTCGTTCAAGACGGCCTTGTGGTTCTGGATGACGCCGCAGTCGCCGAAGCCGTCGTGCCACGACGTGATCACCGGGCGGTGGACCCCGTCGACCGCCGATCAGTCCGCAGGGAGGTTGCCGGGATACGGTGTCGTCACCAACATCATTAACGGAGGGTTGGAGTGCGGGATAGGGCCCGATGCCCGGGTTGCGGACCGGATCGGATTCTACAAGACGTACTGTGACCTCCTGGGAGTGAGCTATGGAGACAACTTGGACTGCTACGGCCAGAGGCCTTTTGGATTTGCCTCCTTATCCGAGAGTCGAGAAGGCTAA
- the LOC103979640 gene encoding uncharacterized protein LOC103979640 isoform X2 — protein MSSLLASKLLSEPSPSSSSRSSLCFSSHSPPSLLARSVAFPFPKRSRCRLKLVRAQDSDTVASGGDPKPQNGNLPKNRRDVLLEYVKNVQPEFMDLFTKRAPQQVVDAMRQTVTNMIGTLPPQFFAITVTTAVPKYAPGSQKKVTGEIIRWNKITGPEKMDAMKYIEYLEREIEELNRQVARKSANGQNELLEYLKSLEPQNLKELTSSAGEDVVFAMNTFIKRLLSVSDPEQMKTSMTETSASQLANLLFWMMVVGYSIRNIEVRFDMERVLGTSPKLPELPPGENI, from the exons ATGTCATCCCTCCTTGCCTCCAAGCTTCTTTCTGAGCCGtcgccttcctcctcctctcgctCGTCCCTCTGCTTCTCCTCCcactctcctccctctcttctcGCGCGCTCCGTCGCCTTTCCTTTTCCTAAGCGGAGCAGATGCCGCTTGAAGCTCGTCCGGGCCCAAGATTCCGACACCGTCGCTTCCGGCGGCGACCCCAAGCCCCAAAATGGCAACCTG CCCAAGAACAGGAGGGATGTTCTTTTGGAATATGTGAAAAATGTTCAGCCAGAGTTCATGGACTTATTTACAAAAAGAGCACCACAACAG GTTGTCGATGCCATGCGCCAGACTGTCACAAATATGATCGGAACACTTCCACCTCAATTCTTTGCAATTACTGTTACTACG GCAGTTCCAAAATATGCACCTGGTTCACAGAAAAAGGTGACTGGAGAAATTATTAGGTGGAACAAGATTACTGGCCCTGAAAAAATGGATGCCATGAAGTACATTGAATATCTTGAAAGAGAAATTGAAGAACTAAATCGTCAAGTTGCAAGGAAATCTGCAAATGGACAGAATGAACTTTTGGAATATCTAAAATCACTCGAACCTCAAAATTTAAAG GAACTGACAAGTAGTGCTGGAGAAGACGTTGTTTTTGCTATGAACACCTTTATAAAGCGTCTTCTGTCAGTTTCGGATCCTGAACAAATGAAG ACGTCGATGACAGAAACAAGCGCTTCTCAACTTGCCAATCTGCTATTTTGGATGATGGTAGTTGGCTATAGCATTCGCAATATTGAAGTCCGCTTCGACATGGAAAGGGTGCTTGGAACTTCTCCTAAGCTTCCAGAATTACCACCTGGAGAGAACATCTGA
- the LOC135610616 gene encoding cytokinin riboside 5'-monophosphate phosphoribohydrolase LOG1-like, translated as MAEVKLGNSRFKRVCVFCGSSTGKRNCYQDAAVELGKELVARKVDLVYGGGSVGLMGLVSEAVHHGGGHVIGIIPRTLMAKEITGETLGEVKPVASMHQRKAEMARHSDAFIALPGGYGTLEELLEVITWAQLGIHNKPVGLLNVDGYYNSLLAFIDKAVEDGFIQPYQRHIFVSAPTANDLVQKLEEYVPVEDAVVAKLSWEMEQVGLKSTLQAEITR; from the exons atggcggaggtgaagttggggaaTTCAAGGTTCAAGCGGGTGTGTGTCTTCTGTGGGAGCAGCACAGGGAAGAGGAACTGTTACCAAGATGCTGCCGTAGAGCTGGGAAAGGAGCTG GTGGCGAGGAAGGTCGATCTGGTGTATGGAGGCGGCAGCGTCGGGCTGATGGGTCTGGTCTCTGAAGCTGTTCATCATGGTGGTGGCCACGTGATCGG GATCATCCCAAGAACTCTGATGGCCAAAGAG ATTACGGGGGAGACGCTTGGGGAGGTGAAGCCGGTGGCCAGCATGCACCAGCGCAAGGCCGAGATGGCCCGCCACTCTGACGCCTTCATCGCGCTGCCGG GTGGGTACGGAACCCTGGAGGAGCTTCTGGAGGTCATCACCTGGGCGCAGCTCGGCATCCACAACAAGCCT GTGGGCTTGCTCAACGTGGACGGCTACTACAACTCCCTGCTGGCCTTCATCGACAAGGCCGTGGAGGACGGCTTCATCCAGCCATATCAGCGCCACATCTTCGTCTCCGCCCCCACCGCCAATGACCTCGTCCAAAAGCTCGAG GAATACGTGCCTGTGGAGGATGCTGTAGTCGCCAAACTGAGCTGGGAAATGGAGCAGGTCGGCCTAAAGTCCACCCTCCAAGCTGAGATCACTCGGTAG
- the LOC103979640 gene encoding uncharacterized protein LOC103979640 isoform X1, giving the protein MSSLLASKLLSEPSPSSSSRSSLCFSSHSPPSLLARSVAFPFPKRSRCRLKLVRAQDSDTVASGGDPKPQNGNLPKNRRDVLLEYVKNVQPEFMDLFTKRAPQQVVDAMRQTVTNMIGTLPPQFFAITVTTVAENLAQLMYSVMMTGYMFRNAQYRLELQLSLDQIALPDPEEKNAVPKYAPGSQKKVTGEIIRWNKITGPEKMDAMKYIEYLEREIEELNRQVARKSANGQNELLEYLKSLEPQNLKELTSSAGEDVVFAMNTFIKRLLSVSDPEQMKTSMTETSASQLANLLFWMMVVGYSIRNIEVRFDMERVLGTSPKLPELPPGENI; this is encoded by the exons ATGTCATCCCTCCTTGCCTCCAAGCTTCTTTCTGAGCCGtcgccttcctcctcctctcgctCGTCCCTCTGCTTCTCCTCCcactctcctccctctcttctcGCGCGCTCCGTCGCCTTTCCTTTTCCTAAGCGGAGCAGATGCCGCTTGAAGCTCGTCCGGGCCCAAGATTCCGACACCGTCGCTTCCGGCGGCGACCCCAAGCCCCAAAATGGCAACCTG CCCAAGAACAGGAGGGATGTTCTTTTGGAATATGTGAAAAATGTTCAGCCAGAGTTCATGGACTTATTTACAAAAAGAGCACCACAACAG GTTGTCGATGCCATGCGCCAGACTGTCACAAATATGATCGGAACACTTCCACCTCAATTCTTTGCAATTACTGTTACTACG GTTGCAGAAAACCTGGCACAACTTATGTATAGTGTTATGATGACTGGTTACATGTTTAGGAATGCACAATACCGTTTGGAATTGCAGCTAAGTCTAGATCAGATAGCTCTCCCTGATCCAGAAGAGAAGAAT GCAGTTCCAAAATATGCACCTGGTTCACAGAAAAAGGTGACTGGAGAAATTATTAGGTGGAACAAGATTACTGGCCCTGAAAAAATGGATGCCATGAAGTACATTGAATATCTTGAAAGAGAAATTGAAGAACTAAATCGTCAAGTTGCAAGGAAATCTGCAAATGGACAGAATGAACTTTTGGAATATCTAAAATCACTCGAACCTCAAAATTTAAAG GAACTGACAAGTAGTGCTGGAGAAGACGTTGTTTTTGCTATGAACACCTTTATAAAGCGTCTTCTGTCAGTTTCGGATCCTGAACAAATGAAG ACGTCGATGACAGAAACAAGCGCTTCTCAACTTGCCAATCTGCTATTTTGGATGATGGTAGTTGGCTATAGCATTCGCAATATTGAAGTCCGCTTCGACATGGAAAGGGTGCTTGGAACTTCTCCTAAGCTTCCAGAATTACCACCTGGAGAGAACATCTGA
- the LOC103979640 gene encoding uncharacterized protein LOC103979640 isoform X3 produces MSSLLASKLLSEPSPSSSSRSSLCFSSHSPPSLLARSVAFPFPKRSRCRLKLVRAQDSDTVASGGDPKPQNGNLPKNRRDVLLEYVKNVQPEFMDLFTKRAPQQVVDAMRQTVTNMIGTLPPQFFAITVTTVAENLAQLMYSVMMTGYMFRNAQYRLELQLSLDQIALPDPEEKNAVPKYAPGSQKKVTGEIIRWNKITGPEKMDAMKYIEYLEREIEELNRQVARKSANGQNELLEYLKSLEPQNLKDELSELRHGSDLQAIRCHAVSVPSIFPLSVWQRHK; encoded by the exons ATGTCATCCCTCCTTGCCTCCAAGCTTCTTTCTGAGCCGtcgccttcctcctcctctcgctCGTCCCTCTGCTTCTCCTCCcactctcctccctctcttctcGCGCGCTCCGTCGCCTTTCCTTTTCCTAAGCGGAGCAGATGCCGCTTGAAGCTCGTCCGGGCCCAAGATTCCGACACCGTCGCTTCCGGCGGCGACCCCAAGCCCCAAAATGGCAACCTG CCCAAGAACAGGAGGGATGTTCTTTTGGAATATGTGAAAAATGTTCAGCCAGAGTTCATGGACTTATTTACAAAAAGAGCACCACAACAG GTTGTCGATGCCATGCGCCAGACTGTCACAAATATGATCGGAACACTTCCACCTCAATTCTTTGCAATTACTGTTACTACG GTTGCAGAAAACCTGGCACAACTTATGTATAGTGTTATGATGACTGGTTACATGTTTAGGAATGCACAATACCGTTTGGAATTGCAGCTAAGTCTAGATCAGATAGCTCTCCCTGATCCAGAAGAGAAGAAT GCAGTTCCAAAATATGCACCTGGTTCACAGAAAAAGGTGACTGGAGAAATTATTAGGTGGAACAAGATTACTGGCCCTGAAAAAATGGATGCCATGAAGTACATTGAATATCTTGAAAGAGAAATTGAAGAACTAAATCGTCAAGTTGCAAGGAAATCTGCAAATGGACAGAATGAACTTTTGGAATATCTAAAATCACTCGAACCTCAAAATTTAAAG GATGAGCTATCTGAGCTTCGGCATGGTAGTGACCTTCAAGCTATAAGATGTCATGCTGTTTCTGTACCCAGTATTTTCCCTCTTAGTGTGTGGCAGAGGCACAAATAG
- the LOC103979651 gene encoding APO protein 3, mitochondrial, protein MKVLKRAVHMLPRRISGLIKQRRSEGVRRNVSASLVPAFYTDPARSTEHVELPRRRQRSERKPLVTAVSELKRRARSERQSRQVVREITLRPPENGLLVKRLVPVAHEVFNARQVLFGCASRVLGNVPVHVCRVCGEVHVGTVPHLIRTCDVAGSPASKEHSWTRGGIEHVLPLVESFHLYDRLGRAVSHEERLLVDRIPAVVELCIQAGVDVPEYPTKRRIFPVYNVAGKMIDFERKFPRDYSNGKDIQTQGFWEKKNSQRCSDSQPFPYADSAQGIATQGMEAWEKLRSGVSKLMTEYIAQTCGFCPEVQVGIKGHRARICQAYKHQMRDGQHAWQEATLDDLVPPVYVWHVPDARSGKPLMNELRRYYGKLPAVVELFSQAGASIDEAYRGMMRGDVTVPELDEEKLVI, encoded by the exons ATGAAGGTCTTGAAGCGGGCCGTGCACATGTTACCCAGACGAATCAGTGGGTTGATAAAGCAGCGTCGCTCCgaaggtgttcgacgaaatgtCTCAGCGAGTTTAGTGCCAGCATTCTACACGGATCCCGCTCGGTCGACCGAGCACGTTGAGCTTCCGAGGAGGCGACAGAGATCAGAAAGGAAGCCGCTCGTGACGGCCGTCAGCGAGCTCAAACGGAGAGCAAGATCCGAGAGGCAATCGAGGCAGGTGGTGAGAGAGATCACGCTGCGGCCGCCCGAGAATGGGCTTTTGGTCAAGAGATTAGTTCCCGTGGCACATGAGGTTTTTAACGCAAGGCAGGTGCTCTTCGGCTGCGCTTCGAGGGTGTTGGGCAATGTCCCCGTTCATGTGTGCAG AGTGTGTGGAGAAGTTCATGTAGGAACAGTTCCTCATCTTATACGCACATGTGATGTTGCTGGAAGCCCGGCAAGCAAAGAGCACAGCTGGACAAGAGGAGGAATCGAGCATGTTCTTCCTCTGGTTGAGTCCTTTCATCTCTATGATAGATTGGGCAGGGCAGTCTCACACGAGGAACGGCTGCTGGTTGATAGGATTCCAGCTGTCGTAGAGCTCTGCATCCAAGCAGGCGTGGATGTTCCCGAGTACCCTACAAAGAGACGGATCTTTCCAGTCTATAATGTTGCAGGAAAGATGATTGATTTTGAAAGGAAGTTTCCTCGAGATTATTCCAATGGAAAAGATATCCAAACACAAGGTTTTTGGGAGAAAAAGAACAGCCAAAGATGCAGTGATTCTCAACCATTCCCATATGCTGATAGTGCACAAG GTATAGCTACACAGGGAATGGAAGCATGGGAGAAGTTGCGGTCAGGTGTTTCGAAGCTAATGACAGAGTACATTGCTCAAACATGTGGATTTTGCCCTGAGGTCCAGGTGGGTATCAAGGGCCATCGGGCGAGGATCTGCCAAGCTTACAAGCACCAAATGCGAGATGGACAACACGCTTGGCAGGAGGCCACTTTGGACGATCTCGTGCCACCGGTGTATGTATGGCATGTGCCCGACGCACGCAGTGGCAAGCCACTGATGAATGAGCTGAGGAGGTACTATGGAAAGTTACCTGCTGTGGTTGAGTTGTTTTCTCAGGCCGGTGCCAGTATCGACGAGGCCTATCGCGGCATGATGAGGGGAGATGTGACCGTGCCTGAGTTGGATGAAGAGAAGTTGGTCATATGA